A window from Kluyveromyces lactis strain NRRL Y-1140 chromosome E complete sequence encodes these proteins:
- the CCH1 gene encoding calcium channel protein CCH1 (similar to uniprot|P50077 Saccharomyces cerevisiae YGR217W CCH1 Voltage-gated calcium channel involved in calcium influx in response to mating pheromones): MEGGSSRSRSRSRRNSVGASFLDLPINSDTASDEANAPNLDRISRLQPPVMTFSAADDDDDKKGLIIEEESLRSFNQDPSTDSLLNANSISGGSNMLSITDDDLQDFKHLQDDVKNILGGDTSQWLRKPTSDGHSERSRSTRGSRRSSIHETAPVARDHSSDLFTDDYELQSIPIGTDTPSVNAFGYHSSYQTSTGSIHSNHTRNHDDVGSAPTDTYDNTINDEEDDDPGIDRTIERHLQLYGKSLGFISPDNRWRLKCASILLKTWYKAFSMLVLTLYTIFLAHSVFFGSTASGEKDFSAPSSVFSYVATLIFNSFFTFELIAKVIAFGFWNDSDLMNAIGKNYVSFWDVTGIRKFYRFLETHYSSKFIHSIIPIRALFQETIDEKKSAALKSSVTVADFRNVKSPVDIPRAFTRSSWGRLELLSTISAWLAYGLSINDYDDVHGLRLFRSLMAFRILKLVDLDSGLVSILRALKYGIPELLNVGFMLLYFWVFFGILGVQTFKGSLKRQCVWFNPNDPSDYYQYDMQFCGGYLNAETLEPMKYVFADNSEGPLAKGFLCPANSKCISNANPYNGRISFDNIVNSMELVFVIMSANTFTDLMYFTMDTDNMAACLFFIVSILCLTVWMVNLLIAVLYSSFEVVHEKYTIDKFSTQDNYLVFNVKRLAHLIKSKSDTTKSPAWAERGIRLYEKLEWFFVLAIFTSICALASMKSHSSDQSAQDIFSVNQIVSCILVVETILRLILYCKTPWKFLAKPNYVYDFIISIICAVLSFNSLRISLGQTSAWLLFFPISRFYRVVILFSVTRNLWKKVLKNAIVIWNLSAFYFLFVFLASLIVLLYFDGTLDADDMEDTPFGFYSLPNAFLTLIKIASTENWTDSLYALQRDSPTLFSALFGSVLLILWFILSNFVVLNVFVAVIAASFDIEEEDKRLLQIKHYLKVTYPERIREFSVVPLLERIRRKFLRKPQIDDSEDFRQFLFRGTAILSIAQNYEGFNMDLSEDKDHQFADRNVKSSFWNRILWRLKALNFYKTNPFFKDPKVVFVQSDDTTPSNRKYTLKLNDWEEEKLRFLKQHPNFNNTYFIFPPNHALRRFCQRLVPPSYGKRTNNRVFFDDTTNKVGQKRFFYNIEKDIFVFVTFVATLLMVIYSCYVTPLYRMNHNKKWNWTTYFEPVFVPLFTIEFLVKTIADGFIYTPNAYCLNPWNRIDLVVLIALWIDFFAWLLGNGELARIIKAVSALRALRFLTISSMARMTFKQVMFDGLTYIFGACAVAFSILFPYTVWGLNVFRGRLGVCNDGDLSYGECYNEFTNQVFHWDILMPRTYADPILHLNSFSSAFRSMYEIVSLEGWTDLLQNMMSSTGVGTPAELFASPYSGIFLILFNFLSMVFILNIFVSFIVGNNARMKGTAYLTLAEKSWLEVKRLLSQVCPDPMPNVFKMNAVRRICYLWAVEKRNFYFSVLMQFMLYLHILTLLMSKDQPYGKLPTNQNIQFMVTTSFLLIQEVMHIYGKSMRLYARKRWNIFRCVVVMFAFATNIYELIVDHVVVGISNARDVFQLGIFLLVIPQNDTLNELMNTATASLPSIFSLVYTWFILFLVYAIALNQVFGVTKLGPNTTGNINCRTVTKSLILLFRCSFGEGWNYIMNDLTIEEPFCYSEADGSYTDCGSKAFAYALLMSWNIISMYIFVNMFVSLIVEKFSYVYHREENKHSPASQEEVRKFKVAWREIDPDGVGQFDVAYLPKFMHSFDGPLSFKIWEGRLTVKSLVSKYMKVNPNDPYDVEIDHFGLSKELSSIDYQKVNARRLDYNRFVHEIQLGNKRYNAVQFNQLMETVPLYTTYNKTECLGIDDYVKNLYDMNKVDKLIRNERNYDTMLMVVARWKFLLNRRGKIQLPKIMVPISSYPNGSTEDFELEFKSPVLNTQESEFMWSPGRRNNHWFEEDESSSKENTSRTLIKDTSTKPGTTDSSSSSS, translated from the coding sequence atgGAGGGGGGAAGTTCTCGTTCTCGATCGAGGTCCAGAAGGAATTCTGTTGGTGCATCCTTCCTTGACCTACCAATAAACTCAGATACTGCATCTGATGAGGCTAATGCACCGAATTTAGATCGAATATCGCGTTTGCAACCGCCGGTTATGACATTTTCCGCTGCAGATGACGACGATGACAAAAAAGGGCTTAtaatagaagaagaatcgtTACGATCATTTAACCAAGATCCATCAACTGATAGCTTATTAAATGCTAATTCGATAAGTGGTGGTTCAAACATGCTATCTATTACTGACGATGATTTACAAGATTTCAAACATTTACAAGACGATGTGAAGAACATTCTAGGTGGGGACACTTCCCAATGGTTACGGAAACCTACATCAGACGGCCACTCAGAAAGAAGTCGAAGCACACGTGGATCAAGAAGGTCATCCATCCACGAAACCGCTCCTGTTGCCAGGGATCATAGCTCTGATCTATTTACTGATGATTATGAACTTCAAAGTATTCCTATTGGAACTGATACACCCTCAGTGAATGCTTTCGGTTATCATTCATCCTATCAGACATCGACTGGTTCgattcattcaaatcacACTCGAAATCATGACGACGTAGGTTCTGCTCCGACAGATACGTATGACAATACTAttaatgatgaagaagatgacgatCCCGGAATAGATAGAACTATAGAGAGGCATCTTCAATTGTACGGGAAATCCTTAGGGTTTATTTCACCAGACAACCGTTGGAGATTGAAATGTGCCTCAATTCTTCTGAAAACATGGTACAAAGCTTTCTCTATGCTTGTCCTAACTCTCTATACTATATTTCTAGCCCATAGTGTATTTTTCGGCAGCACAGCATCAGGCGAAAAGGATTTCAGTGCTCCATCGTCAGTTTTTTCTTACGTTGCCACTTTGATATTCAACAGCTTCTTCACTTTTGAACTCATTGCCAAGGTCATTGCTTTTGGATTCTGGAACGATTCTGATTTAATGAATGCAATAGGAAAGAACTATGTTTCATTTTGGGATGTAACTGGAATAAGGAAATTTTATAGATTCTTGGAGACTCATTactcttcaaaatttaTTCACAGCATTATACCAATCAGAGCACTATTCCAAGAAACCATAGACGAAAAAAAGTCAGCGGCTCTCAAAAGTTCTGTCACTGTTGCAGACTTTAGAAATGTTAAATCTCCCGTCGATATACCTAGAGCATTTACTAGAAGTAGTTGGGGAAGACTTGAATTGTTGTCGACGATTTCTGCTTGGCTTGCATATGGCTTAAGTATTAACGATTATGATGATGTACACGGGTTGAGATTATTCAGGTCTTTAATGGCATTCAGAATTCTCAAACTTGTGGATTTGGACTCTGGTTTAGTTTCTATCTTAAGAGCCTTGAAATACGGAATACCAGAACTTCTAAATGTCGGTTTTATGCTTCTATATTTCTGggttttctttggaattctAGGTGTGCAAACATTCAAAGGATCTTTGAAGAGGCAGTGCGTGTGGTTCAATCCAAATGATCCATCTGATTATTATCAGTATGACATGCAGTTTTGTGGAGGATATTTAAATGCGGAAACACTTGAGCCAATGAAGTATGTGTTTGCGGATAATAGTGAAGGACCATTAGCTAAGGGATTCTTGTGTCCAGCCAACTCCAAGTGCATTTCGAATGCAAATCCGTACAATGGAAGAATCAGCTTTGACAATATTGTTAATTCTATGGAATTAGTTTTCGTGATAATGAGTGCTAATACCTTTACTGATCTAATGTACTTCACGATGGATACAGATAATATGGCAGCCTGCTtattttttattgttaGCATACTATGTCTCACGGTCTGGATGGTCAACCTTTTAATTGCTGTCCTTTATTCGTCCTTTGAAGTTGTTCATGAGAAGTATACCATAGATAAATTTTCCACTCAAGATAATTACCTTGTGTTTAATGTGAAAAGATTGGCACATCTAATCAAAAGTAAATCAGACACAACAAAATCACCTGCATGGGCAGAACGAGGAATTAGGCTTTACgaaaaattggaatggttttttgttcttgcAATTTTTACCAGTATTTGTGCACTTGCTTCAATGAAGAGTCACAGTTCCGATCAATCAGCTCAGGATATATTCAGCGTTAACCAAATCGTTTCTTGTATTCTTGTGGTTGAAACAATATTACGGCTAATTTTATACTGTAAAACTCCATGGAAATTTTTAGCGAAGCCTAATTATGTTTATGattttattatttcaatCATTTGCGCTGTTCTTTCGTTCAATAGCTTGCGTATATCTTTGGGACAGACTTCTGCATGGCTATTGTTCTTCCCAATTTCAAGATTCTATAGAGTTGTCATACTGTTCAGTGTGACGAGAAATTTATGGAAAAAGGTATTGAAAAACGCAATAGTTATATGGAATTTATCTGCCTTTTACTTCCTATTCGTGTTCTTGGCATCATTAATCGTGTTGCTATACTTCGATGGAACTCTAGATGCCGATGATATGGAAGACACTCCATTTGGATTCTACTCTTTACCTAACGCCTTTCTGACCCTTATTAAAATCGCATCAACTGAAAATTGGACAGATTCACTTTACGCACTCCAAAGAGATTCTCCTACTTTATTTTCGGCATTGTTTGGTTCAGTTCTACTTATTCTATGGTTCATTCTCTCAAATTTTGTTGTTCTTAACGTATTCGTTGCTGTAATAGCGGcaagttttgatattgaagaagaggataaACGTTTGCTGCAAATTAAACATTACTTAAAGGTCACTTATCCGGAAAGAATCAGAGAGTTTTCCGTGGTACCTTTGCTTGAGCGtatcagaagaaaatttttgCGTAAACCGcaaattgatgattctgaGGACTTCAGGCAATTTTTATTCAGAGGTACTGCTATTCTGAGTATTGCTCAGAATTACGAAGGATTCAATATGGATCTTTCAGAAGATAAGGATCATCAGTTTGCCGATAGGAACGTCAAATCGTCATTTTGGAACAGAATTCTATGGAGATTAAAGGCACTTAACTTTTACAAAACGAATCCTTTTTTTAAAGATCCGAAGGTGGTTTTTGTTCAGTCTGATGATACAACCCCATCGAACAGGAAATACACATTGAAACTGAACGATTGGGAAGAGGAAAAGCTTAGATTTTTGAAGCAGCATCCGAACTTCAATAACACGTACTTCATATTTCCACCAAATCATGCTCTTAGACGATTTTGCCAAAGACTTGTACCTCCTAGTTACGGGAAGAGGACTAACAATAGAGttttttttgatgataCTACCAATAAAGTCGGTCAAAAGAGATTCTTCTATAATATTGAGAAAGACATTTTTGTGTTTGTGACGTTTGTTGCTACCTTGTTGATGGTTATTTATTCATGCTATGTTACACCGTTATATCGCATGAATCACAACAAAAAATGGAATTGGACTACTTATTTTGAACCGGTCTTTGTTCCATTGTTCACAATAGAATTTTTGGTAAAAACTATTGCAGATGGGTTCATTTACACACCTAACGCTTATTGCCTGAATCCTTGGAACAGGATAGATTTAGTCGTATTAATTGCACTATGGATCGATTTTTTTGCGTGGTTATTAGGAAACGGGGAATTGGCAAGAATTATCAAAGCTGTCAGTGCTTTAAGAGCACTTAGATTTTTGACAATTAGTAGTATGGCAAGAATGACCTTCAAACAGGTCATGTTTGATGGCCTGACGTATATTTTTGGTGCCTGCGCAGTTGCGTTTAGTATTTTGTTTCCATATACAGTATGGGGTCTTAATGTATTCCGTGGTAGACTTGGGGTCTGCAATGATGGTGATTTGTCCTATGGAGAATGCTACAATGAATTCACAAATCAAGTGTTCCACTGGGACATTTTAATGCCCCGTACATATGCTGATCCCATATTGCACCTCAATTCGTTCTCAAGTGCTTTTAGATCGATGTACGAAATTGTATCTCTTGAAGGTTGGACAGACTTATTGCAAAATATGATGAGTAGCACTGGTGTAGGAACTCCCGCAGAGTTATTTGCATCGCCATATAGTGGaatcttcttgattttattcaatttcctCAGCATGgttttcatcttgaatatctttgtttcatttattGTAGGAAACAATGCAAGAATGAAAGGTACGGCATATTTAACTCTGGCAGAGAAATCATGGCTCGAAGTAAAGAGATTGCTGTCACAAGTGTGCCCTGATCCGATGCCAAACGTTTTCAAGATGAATGCAGTCAGGAGAATTTGTTACTTGTGGGCAGTGGAGAAGCGAAATTTCTACTTCTCAGTCTTGATGCAGTTCATGTTGTATTTGCATATTTTAACACTTTTAATGTCCAAGGATCAACCTTATGGGAAACTGCCAACgaatcaaaatattcaatttATGGTTACCACATCATTTTTACTCATTCAAGAAGTCATGCATATATACGGGAAATCAATGCGGCTATATGCAAGAAAACGTTGGAATATATTTCGTTGTGTCGTTGTGATGTTTGCATTTGCAACTAATATATATGAACTCATTGTCGATCATGTCGTGGTGGGTATTTCCAATGCGCGTGATGTTTTCCAGTTGGGAATCTTCCTTTTAGTGATTCCTCAGAATGatactttgaatgaattaATGAACACAGCTACTGCGAGTTTACCATCTATTTTCTCATTGGTTTATACATGGTTCATTTTGTTCCTTGTGTATGCTATTGCCTTAAATCAAGTATTTGGAGTAACAAAATTAGGTCCTAATACCACGGGGAACATTAATTGTAGAACGGTGACgaaatctttgattttattgtttAGATGCAGTTTCGGTGAAGGTTGGAACTATATCATGAATGATTTGACAATAGAAGAACCATTTTGTTACTCTGAAGCTGATGGAAGCTATACTGATTGTGGTTCAAAAGCTTTCGCGTATGCTTTACTAATGTCCTGGAATATAATTTCCATGTACATTTTCGTTAATATGTTCGTTTCCTTAATCGTAGAAAAGTTCAGCTACGTCTATCATAGAGAGGAAAATAAGCACTCACCAGCAAGCCAAGAAGAAGTGAGGAAATTCAAAGTGGCATGGAGGGAAATTGATCCTGATGGTGTAGGGCAATTTGATGTCGCGTACTTACCAAAATTCATGCACTCGTTTGATGGACCCCTCTCGTTTAAAATTTGGGAGGGAAGACTTACTGTTAAGAGTTTGGTGTCTAAATACATGAAAGTAAACCCAAACGATCCAtatgatgttgaaattgatcacTTCGGACTCAGCAAAGAACTTTCCTCTATAGACTATCAAAAAGTGAACGCCAGACGACTAGATTATAACAGATTTGTCCATGAAATTCAGCTGGGAAATAAGAGATACAACGCCGTGCAGTTCAATCAGCTGATGGAAACAGTTCCATTGTACACTACATATAACAAGACTGAATGTCTTGGGATCGATGATTATGTGAAAAATTTATACGACATGAACAAAGTTGATAAACTGATCCGGAACGAGAGAAACTACGATACCATGCTAATGGTTGTCGCAAGATGGAAATTTTTACTGAACCGTAGAGGCAAGATACAACTACCTAAAATAATGGTGCCAATATCCTCTTATCCAAACGGATCCACTGAAGATTTCGAGCTTGAGTTTAAGTCACCTGTTTTAAATACCCAGGAATCAGAGTTTATGTGGTCGCCAGGCCGTCGCAACAATCACtggtttgaagaagatgaaagtagctcaaaagaaaatacatcTCGAACTCTGATCAAAGACACATCTACCAAACCAGGAACAACCGactcatcctcatcatcatcttaG
- the GPI1 gene encoding phosphatidylinositol N-acetylglucosaminyltransferase (similar to uniprot|P53306 Saccharomyces cerevisiae YGR216C GPI1 Membrane protein involved in the synthesis of N-acetylglucosaminyl phosphatidylinositol) — translation MDRRTYVYWPAGLLRQCKSADEPLVVIVLKTSSSDPLVIAVIEASKYRPVEKPYSEFGRIYSGNVNSIETAEQWRAEYTTICFDPPKVKMMQFYSLEPISLILQNPFEDFGVETTDNSAIHDGTSVFNIRKKWESRLRENIDHLNLYYQHLEVFYKRYAIYKNKSTLNISITDLKLRMRATSVYRGIRCLAFYGAALIRIVAGFVSYVLNWRVLPLVKLFATAQQIDLRCQQLCYIPVQYLRINKNVKLTDLDLRTDENGSIDENDKSSGFTKRRKSHLVLPKALPCETYPDYIRLYNTLWLIINDVSFGATLGTVLYENRITLAQNISTTLKYLLYELPMQVTLILEQNPLGIKLNDELSRFLSSLFLLIIEFTYTGWIRSCIEPETIRQGITVMSHISAVIGFTFTLALAVDFLWIMTLHISLFYMISVKLYHVHIYVLKSLFYLFYGKKQNVLRRRVDDMYFELDQLLMGTLIFTVLIFLLPTLFSFYLVYTVFRFVDLTVKVLLELSLALINHFPLFALLLRIKDAKRLPGGIKFKVYDDHLLISNNPISFFMTFEPFTNVMKSIQRQMFSVETLKMVSQGSVLNVRRDELYRVLYHNLPRHPIDIDLLWKKLKMVMEQDTI, via the coding sequence ATGGATCGACGGACTTATGTATATTGGCCTGCAGGACTCTTACGGCAATGCAAATCGGCCGATGAGCCCTTAGTGGTGATAGTTTTGAAGACCTCAAGTTCAGATCCTTTAGTCATCGCTGTCATAGAGGCGTCAAAGTACAGGCCTGTGGAAAAGCCTTATAGCGAGTTTGGGAGGATTTACTCGGGAAATGTCaactcaattgaaacagcTGAGCAATGGAGAGCTGAATATACAACTATTTGTTTCGATCCACCTAAGGTAAAAATGATGCAATTTTACTCGTTAGAGCCGATATCACTAATATTACAGAACCCATTCGAAGATTTCGGTGTAGAAACAACAGATAATAGCGCTATTCATGATGGTACATCGGTTTTTAACATCAGAAAGAAGTGGGAATCGAGATTGCGGGAGAATATCGATCATCTCAATTTATACTATCAACATCTCGAAGTGTTCTATAAGAGATATGCAATATACAAGAACAAATCAACGTTGAATATTTCGATAacagatttgaaattgCGGATGCGTGCAACTTCTGTTTACAGAGGTATTAGATGTTTAGCTTTTTATGGTGCCGCCTTGATAAGAATTGTTGCAGGATTTGTGTCGTATGTTTTAAATTGGAGGGTATTGCCATTGGTAAAGTTATTCGCAACTGCTCAGCAGATTGACCTTAGATGCCAGCAACTTTGTTATATTCCAGTACAATATCTAAGGATTAAtaaaaatgtcaaattgACTGATCTAGACCTTCGAacagatgaaaatggtagcatagatgaaaatgataagAGTTCGGGTTTCACTAAACGTCGTAAAAGCCACCTTGTGCTACCGAAAGCACTTCCCTGCGAAACCTATCCTGATTATATTCGACTTTACAATACTCTTTGGCTCATCATAAACGATGTTTCGTTTGGTGCCACACTAGGAACTGTGTTATATGAAAACCGTATTACATTGGCCCAAAATATCAGTACAACTTTAAAGTATTTACTTTATGAGCTTCCCATGCAGGTGACGTTGATTTTAGAACAAAACCCACTGGGTATCAAACTTAATGATGAGCTTTCCAGGTTTTTAAGctctctttttttgttaatCATCGAATTCACTTATACCGGATGGATTCGCTCGTGCATTGAACCAGAAACTATACGACAGGGAATAACAGTAATGTCTCATATCAGTGCTGTCATAGGGTTCACTTTCACTTTGGCCCTGGCTGTTGACTTCCTGTGGATCATGACGCTGCATATCTCATTATTTTACATGATTAGTGTCAAACTTTATCATGTTCATATCTATGTGTTGAAGAGTTTATTCTACCTGTTTTATGGGAAGAAGCAAAATGTGTTACGTAGAAGAGTTGATGATATGTACTTCGAATTAGATCAGCTATTGATGGGAACTTTAATATTCACGGTGTTAATCTTCTTGTTGCCAACGTTATTTTCATTCTATTTGGTATACACAGTGTTCAGATTTGTTGACCTTACAGTGAAAGTGTTGCTTGAACTAAGTTTGGCCCTTATCAACCATTTCCCTTTATTTGCATTGCTTTTACGGATAAAAGATGCTAAAAGGTTACCTGGTGGTATCAAGTTCAAAGTATATGATGATCACTTATTAATATCGAATAATCCAATCAGCTTTTTCATGACCTTTGAACCATTCACAAACGTCATGAAATCCATTCAAAGACAGATGTTCTCGGTTGAGACTTTGAAGATGGTGAGTCAGGGATCAGTTCTTAATGTACGAAGAGATGAACTCTATCGTGTTTTGTACCATAATCTACCGAGACATCCAATTGATATCGATTTACTATGGAAAAAGTTAAAGATGGTAATGGAACAAGATACGATATAA
- the RSM27 gene encoding mitochondrial 37S ribosomal protein mS33 (highly similar to uniprot|P53305 Saccharomyces cerevisiae YGR215W RSM27 Mitochondrial ribosomal protein of the small subunit), whose protein sequence is MSVPKSRLLKLAEISAKVFDQNFNPTNARTGSKILAQRLKGPAIANYYGNPDFIRFKQLKKLYPGMNFVDEEEQYRLTMLELRKRRGKGAPTKKREASGDGKKTKKRK, encoded by the coding sequence ATGTCTGTACCCAAATCTAGGCTACTGAAGCTTGCTGAGATATCAGCCaaagtttttgatcaaaatttcaatccAACAAATGCCAGAACTGGGTCTAAGATCCTAGCACAGAGGCTTAAAGGACCTGCTATTGCGAATTATTATGGTAACCCAGATTTTATCAGATTcaagcaattgaagaaactatATCCAGGCATGAACTtcgttgatgaagaagaacaataTAGATTGACTATGCTTGAACTAAGAAAGCGTAGAGGTAAGGGTGCTCCAACTAAGAAGAGAGAGGCCTCTGGTGACGGTAAAAAGACCAAGAAGAGAAAGTGA
- a CDS encoding uncharacterized protein (no similarity): protein MFKFSLSGNYHHDEDKSDERCEKGHIAILGTEAPLKGKYSVGTFNQLNNIQFFV from the coding sequence ATGTTCAAATTTTCATTATCAGGAAATTATCACCATGATGAGGATAAGAGCGATGAGAGATGCGAGAAGGGTCACATTGCCATACTGGGTACTGAAGCACCATTGAAGGGGAAATATTCAGTTGGCACGTTCAATCAATTAaataatattcaattctttgtatAA
- the RPS0A gene encoding 40S ribosomal protein uS2 (highly similar to uniprot|P32905 Saccharomyces cerevisiae YGR214W RPS0A protein component of the small (40S) ribosomal subunit) — protein sequence MSLPSTFDLTSEDAQLLLAARVHLGAKNVQVHQEPYVYKARPDGVNVINVGKTWEKIVLAARIIAAIPNPEDVVAISSRTYGQRAVLKYAAHTGATPIAGRFTPGSFTNYITRSFKEPRLVIVTDPRSDAQAIKESSYVNIPVIALTDLDSPSEYVDVAIPCNNRGKHSIGLIWYLLAREVLRLRGALPDRTQPWAIMPDLYFYRNPEEIEQQTAEEEAVASGEQTEEAVDATEEQTEAAEWAEEGQAQEEEWN from the exons ATGTCTTTGCCATCTACCTTCGACTTGACCTCAGAAGACGCCCAATTGTTGTTGGCTGCCAGAGTCCACTTGGGTGCTAAGAACGTCCAA GTTCACCAAGAACCATACGTCTACAAGGCTAGACCAGATGGTGTCAACGTTATCAACGTTGGTAAGACCTGGGAAAAGATTGTTTTGGCTGCCAGAATCATTGCTGCCATTCCAAACCCAGAAGATGTTGTTGCTATCTCTTCCAGAACTTATGGTCAAAGAGCTGTCTTGAAGTACGCTGCTCACACCGGTGCTACTCCAATTGCTGGTAGATTTACCCCAGGTTCTTTCACTAACTACATCACCAGATCTTTCAAGGAACCAAGATTGGTTATCGTTACTGACCCAAGATCCGATGCTCAAGCTATCAAGGAATCTTCTTACGTTAACATCCCAGTCATCGCTTTGACCGATTTGGACTCCCCATCCGAATACGTTGATGTTGCTATCCCATGTAACAACAGAGGTAAGCACTCCATCGGTTTGATCTGGTACTTGTTGGCTAGAGAAGTCCTAAGATTGAGAGGTGCTCTACCAGACAGAACTCAACCATGGGCTATCATGCCAGATTTGTACTTCTACAGAAACCCAGAAGAAATCGAACAACAAactgctgaagaagaagctgttgCTTCCGGTGAACAAACTGAAGAAGCCGTTGACGCTACTGAAGAACAAACCGAAGCTGCTGAATGGGCTGAAGAAGGTCAAgctcaagaagaagaatggaactaa